CTACCTTGGCTATGTTGATCCGCGCCGTTTCGGGCATATGTATTTATACGACGAGCCACGGGCCGCCGCGAAGCTGGCCGAGCTGGGGCACGATCTCTTGGCCCCAGAATTTACCGCTCCCTACTTTAAGGCCTGCCTGCTGCGCTATCCGCTGCGGGCGGTGAAAGTCTCGCTGCTGGATCAGTCGCTCTTTGCGGGCACTGGTAATTATATCGCCAACGAGATTTGCGCGCATGCTAGAGTCTTGCCGCATCGATTGGTCCAAAGCCTGAGCACTCGGGAAATCAATAAACTCTATCGCGCTGTTTCGACGGTAATTAACGGCACCATCACCCGCGGCGGCGTCGCCTTCGGAGGCGGCTACCGTGATACCAAAGGCGACAAGGGCACCGGCGTGCAAAACCTGGTGGTTTTCTACCAGCAAGAATGTCAACTCTGCAAAAAGACGCCTGTGGTCAAAACCGTCCTCGGCCAACGCGGCACCTACCATTGTCCACGCTGCCAGAAGTAGCTTGTGTCGCGAGTTGCGTAGCCTCGGTTCTTAGAACTGGGGAGTTGTAGCCTCGGTTCTCTGAACCGGGGAGTTGTAGCCGGGGAGTGTAGCCTCGGTTCTTAGAACCGGGGAGGGGCTTGGTAGGAAAGAACATTGAAGTTTTGCTTTAAATCGGTCGCTTATTGGGGGCAATGATCGCAACGACGCCCACTCAACTCATCCTCGAAAGCCTTCGTTCGGCGCCGCTCTTGATCGGGGACCTGCCGGAGGCGGCCGTGTTGGATCGCTCTCGATTGGGCTCGACGGGTGCATGCGCAGTTGATCCGCTTCGTTTTGACCAAAAATTGGGGCACCTCTACGAGCAAGCGCTCGGTCGTTTGCTGGAATCCTCGAATGCGCTCACCTTGTTGGCGAGTCACTTGCAGGTCTTTGCCGAGAGCGGACGCACCTTGGGGGAGCTGGATTATCTGCTGCATGATCATACGCGTGATCAGTACATCCACCTTGAGTTAGCGGTTAAATTTTACCTCGCAGTCAAAGGACGTGATGGCTGGCAGTTTCCCGGGCCGGACCCGCGTGATAATTGGCAGCGCAAGCTGGATCGGCTGCGCAGGCATCAGTTACAATTGAGTCGCTTGCCGGAAACGCGTCAGCTCTTATGTGAGCGTTTTGGGATCGATGCCATCCAGACACAGCAACTGATTTACGGCTGTCTCTTTCTGCCGATGGGACAGGATGCGGTCCCGCCGCTGGAGCTGTTCTCGCCCAGCGCCCGCGTCGGCCACTGGCTGTATCTTAGTGAGTGGGCACAAAACTTCGCCGGAGTTGAGGAAGTGTTGCTCATGGACAAACCACTGTGGCCGGTCGAGCTGAGCTCGCAGGCAAAGCGCCAGTTTCCAGTGATTTCTGTGCCCAGACTGCATCAACTCGCCAGCGAGCGCTGCACCCTGTTTTGCCTGCCCGATTCGACACAGCCCTATTTCTTAGTGCCGCCTAGCTGGCCGGGGGGAATGTCTTGATTGAGACGACCATAGGCCTGGGGTGACTCGGATGTAGCCAAGGTTCGTTTATGTCTCTGGCTGCATTGTCTCTTATGCGTCTATGTGAAAGCTTATAGCCCTCGGAGTGGGGCTTGCTTTGGTGGGGAAGTTTCGATTAGATATTTTGAATTCACGCTGAGTGAATTCTCTCCTTTTTATTCAGATAATTACCAATGATGCCTACCATACTTGCCTTCGGAGCTAGCACCAGCGCTCAGTCTATTAATAAGCAACTCGCTGGATATGCGGCCAATGCAATTCCTGATGCGAATGTTAAATTAATCGATCTCAACGATTTTGCGACGCCGATGTATTCCGTCGATGAGGAAGCCGTGAATGGGATTCCTGCAGCAGCGAAAGCTTTCGTTGCCGAGATTGAAGCCGTCGATGCGGTGATTGTGTCTTTGGCTGAGCATAACGGCAGCTATACGGCCGCGTTTAAAAACCTCTTCGACTGGGGCACTCGGCATAAGCAAAAAGTGTGGTCGGACAAAAAGATGTTGCTACTGAGCACCTCGCCAGGCGGGCGTGGGGGCGCAACTGTTTTGGCAGCCGCTGCCAGCACATTCCCGCACCTTGGCGGTGATGTGGTCGCGACCTTTTCCCTTCCATCGTTTGCTGACAATTTTTCGACGACTGACGGCATTCAGAACGAAGATCTGAAAAAGACTTTTGCGCGTAAGCTCGCGGAGTTTCGCGCCTCACTCTAATTAACTGCCAGGCTTGATGGCTTCCGTCCCCTGTAGTTCCGGTGGGAGCTTGTCGGCTTCGTAGGTGGGGAAGCTGAGCTCGGCCAGACTGTGGTGGGGCACGTCAAAGCTAGTCTTGCCTTGGCTGCGGTCCACGATCACGCCGACGGCGACGGGCTCGGCTCCGTGGGCGCGGCATTGTTCCAGTGCTTCGACCACGCGGCCACCGCGGGTGATCACGTCTTCGACGATCAGCACTTTTTCGCTCGGCTCAAATTTGAAATTGCGGCGTAGTGCCAGTTTGTCGTCCACTTTTTCAAGGAAGACAAAGCGCAGGCCCAGTTGGCGTGCCACTTCTTGTCCGATCACCAGGCCGCCCATAGCGGGACCCACCACGGTGGTGGCGCCGTATTTTTTGAGCATCGGCACCATGATTTCGGCCAGACGAGTGACTTTATCCATATATTGGCAGACTTGGGCGCACTGAAAGAAGTGTGCGCTATGTAGCCCCGAGCGGAGGAGGAAGTGGCCTTCAAGTAAGGCGCCGCTGTCTTTAAAAATTTGGATAACTTCGTCGTTTTTGAGTACTCATGCGGCGCAGTGTGCGCCTGATCGGCGTAGTGACAAGCTTCCAGCTTGTCGAATTTTGTTGGACGACCCGCTGGAAGCTTGTCACTACGTTGATATGCTTAATTTGCTACATCGCCATATACTTAAAGAGATCCTGGTCGCCACTGGCTTGGCTATGGGGCTCTTTATTTTTGTGCTGCTGGTGGGGAATGCGCTGCGCGATGTGGCTGAATTGGTGGTCGCAGGGAAGTTGGACTTCTGGGTCTTTCTTAAAGTTTTGGGCCTGCTGATCCCTTATGTGGCCTCCTTTGCGCTGCCGTTGGGGATGTTGACCGGCACTTTGATTGCGCTGGGGCGCTTGTCGTCGCAGCGGGAAATTACCGCTATGAAGTCGGCGGGGCTGAGTTTATACCAGATTGCGGCCCCGGTTTTTTTGATCGCTTGCGTGGGCATGGTGGTCGCGGTGGTGGTGAATTTACAGTATGCGCCACAGTCGCGTGTCGAGCGTAAGGCGCTGATGGCGAGTGCGCTCACGGATAATCCTGTCGGCTTCATTGAGGAGCGCCGTTTTATTCACGAGTTTCCCGGTTACGTGATCTATATGGGGGGACGCGATGGCTCGACCATGAAGGACTTTTGGATCTGGGAGCTGGATGCGCAAAAACGGGTGACACTGTTCTTGCGTGCGGCGGAGGGGGCGCTGGATTTTGACGAGGCGAATAAGGATCTGATTCTGACACTTAAAAATGGCACTGCCGAGAAGCGGGATGCAGATAATCCCGAGGCTTTCGGAGGAGATATGCCGGATTCTTTGTTTTTTGGCGAATTGCCGATCGCTCTGCCCTTGGATCAATTGTTTG
The nucleotide sequence above comes from Coraliomargarita algicola. Encoded proteins:
- the pyrE gene encoding orotate phosphoribosyltransferase, which translates into the protein MQIFKDSGALLEGHFLLRSGLHSAHFFQCAQVCQYMDKVTRLAEIMVPMLKKYGATTVVGPAMGGLVIGQEVARQLGLRFVFLEKVDDKLALRRNFKFEPSEKVLIVEDVITRGGRVVEALEQCRAHGAEPVAVGVIVDRSQGKTSFDVPHHSLAELSFPTYEADKLPPELQGTEAIKPGS
- a CDS encoding Fpg/Nei family DNA glycosylase, yielding MPELPEVKTIQDQLNAIMPFRIKRCSLSRVADSIVHTPMDHLVGRSLLRVERKGKLLDFILDDGHHLLSHLGMSGGWLIASEWITTKHTHVQFTGDSGYLGYVDPRRFGHMYLYDEPRAAAKLAELGHDLLAPEFTAPYFKACLLRYPLRAVKVSLLDQSLFAGTGNYIANEICAHARVLPHRLVQSLSTREINKLYRAVSTVINGTITRGGVAFGGGYRDTKGDKGTGVQNLVVFYQQECQLCKKTPVVKTVLGQRGTYHCPRCQK
- a CDS encoding DUF1853 family protein, coding for MIATTPTQLILESLRSAPLLIGDLPEAAVLDRSRLGSTGACAVDPLRFDQKLGHLYEQALGRLLESSNALTLLASHLQVFAESGRTLGELDYLLHDHTRDQYIHLELAVKFYLAVKGRDGWQFPGPDPRDNWQRKLDRLRRHQLQLSRLPETRQLLCERFGIDAIQTQQLIYGCLFLPMGQDAVPPLELFSPSARVGHWLYLSEWAQNFAGVEEVLLMDKPLWPVELSSQAKRQFPVISVPRLHQLASERCTLFCLPDSTQPYFLVPPSWPGGMS
- a CDS encoding NADPH-dependent FMN reductase → MMPTILAFGASTSAQSINKQLAGYAANAIPDANVKLIDLNDFATPMYSVDEEAVNGIPAAAKAFVAEIEAVDAVIVSLAEHNGSYTAAFKNLFDWGTRHKQKVWSDKKMLLLSTSPGGRGGATVLAAAASTFPHLGGDVVATFSLPSFADNFSTTDGIQNEDLKKTFARKLAEFRASL
- a CDS encoding LptF/LptG family permease — encoded protein: MLNLLHRHILKEILVATGLAMGLFIFVLLVGNALRDVAELVVAGKLDFWVFLKVLGLLIPYVASFALPLGMLTGTLIALGRLSSQREITAMKSAGLSLYQIAAPVFLIACVGMVVAVVVNLQYAPQSRVERKALMASALTDNPVGFIEERRFIHEFPGYVIYMGGRDGSTMKDFWIWELDAQKRVTLFLRAAEGALDFDEANKDLILTLKNGTAEKRDADNPEAFGGDMPDSLFFGELPIALPLDQLFGDSDRKRKVRIKEMTFAQLMEQRQAELDKEAETGEGMTEERLKVQMHIQKNFALAFSVFSLAVFGVPLAIQVGRKETYANLGIALVIAMSYYFLIIMVSWLEDLPALRPDLLIWLPNIIFQSIGFWMIRRASRH